The stretch of DNA CCGCCTGTGGCCCCGCTGCCGGTTTCGGCTGGATCCAGGGTTCCGCTCACGGCTGCTCCTCGTAGTCTTCGCCCAGGTTTCCACTGCTCCAGTCCGCCCCGTCGGCGGTCCAGTGCACGGTGAGGTCCCCGAGCGGCTGCAGCTGCTCGAAGCCCACCACCTTGTCCCGGAACATCTGCAGCAGCGCCAGGAAGCGCGCCACTACCACGAGCGTGGATCCGGCGTCGGCGATCAGTGCCCGGAAGGTGAGCGGCTTGCCCAGGCGCAGCCGGCGCCCCAGCAGCTCGGCCTGCTCCGTGACGCTCACGGGCGTGGCGTGCAGGTGGGCCAGGCCCACCTCGGTGGGGGCGGCGTCCCTGGGCTTGAGGGCGGTTTCCGCCAGGGCGGCGAACTGCTGCGGGGTGTGCTTCCAGAGCAGTTCCGGGAGCAGGGCGGCGAAATGGCCTTCCAGCGCAACCTGCCGCGGGTACCGGCCGGCCTCGAGTTCAAGGGTGGAGCCGATCATGCCCGCCACGTGTTTGAAGGCCTTGTACTGCAGCAGCCGGGCGAACAGGAGGTCCCGGGCTTCAAACCGGGCGACGTCTTCGTCGTCCTCGACCGGGCCGGCCGGCAGCAGCCGTGCGGCCTTGAGATCGAGCAGGGTGGCGGCGATGACGAGGAATTCGCTGGCCTCGTCCAGGGCCCATTCCTCCCCCAGCTTCTGCAGGCCCTTGATGTACTTGATGAATTCGTCGGTGACCGTGGACAGCGCCACCTCGGTGATGTCCAGTTGGTGCTTGGAAATCAGGCCGAGCAGGAGGTCGAAGGGACCGGTGAAATTGGCGAGCCGGACCTCGAAGCCGGGCTTTTTCGCGGCCGGAACGTCCAGCTCCGCCGGCACCTCGGGCCCGGAAAGATCGAACCCGGAAAGATCGGGCCCTGGGAGATTGAGCCCCGCTTGCGTGCTTGTTGCTGCCACGGTTCGCGCTAGGGTGCCCCGCCGCGCGAGATGAGCTCCTTGGCCAGGCTGCGGTAGGCCTCCGCGCCGACGTGGGTGGCGGCGTAGGTGGTGATGGGCTCGGCCGCCACCGTGGCGTCGGCGAACTTGATGGAGCGCTTGATGACCGTCTCGAAGACCTTGTCCCCGAAGGCCTCGACGAGGCGGGCGATGACTTCGCGGCCGTGCAGGGTGCGGGAGTCGTACATCGTGGCCAGCACACCGTCGATCTGGAGCCTCGGGTTCAGGCGGTCCTGGACCTTGTCGATGGTTTCCACGAGCAGCGCCACGGCGCGGAGGGCGAAAAATTCACAGATCAGCGGGATGATGACGCCGTGGGCGGCGGTCAGGGCATTGACGGTCAGCAGGCCGAGGGAGGGCTGGCAGTCGATCAGGACGACGTCGTAATCGTCCTCGACTTTTTTCAGTGCCCGGTCCAGGACCTGTTCGCGGGCAACCTCGTTGACCAGCTGGACTTCCGCGGCCGAGAGATCGATGTTGGCCGGGAGCAGGTCCACGTTTTCGACGCCGGTCTTCTGGATGGCGTCGCGGATGTCGACCTTGCGGTCCATCAGGACGTTATAGACCGTGAGGTCCAGCTCATGGGGGTTGGTGCCGAGGCCGGCGGACAGCGCGCCCTGCGGGTCGAAGTCGACCAGAAGCACACGGCGGCCGTATTCGGCCAGCGCTGCGGCAAGGTTGATCGCAGAGGTGGTCTTACCCACCCCGCCCTTCTGGTTGACCATGGCGATGACCCGCGCGGGGCCGTGGGATGACAGCGGTGCAGGCTCCGGAAAGTCGCGGTGAGGGCGCCCGGTGGGGCCCATGACGGCGTCTTCCAGATCGAGTTCGGTGCCTTCCAGAGTTGCTGAACCCTGTTCGCTGCTCACGTATCTATCCACACTTTCGACGGTGATTGTCGTGCTTGATCTTGCTGCCGCTGGACGCCCAGCGCCGATCTTGTTCCTCCCAAGGTTACAGCGCCCGACACGGTATTCCACGGACCTTGACAGCGGCCGTCATTTGAGCCTTGACCTTCTGGTTGAGGTCGAGGGTTGGCAGCCGGCCGCGGAAAACCGCCCGGACGCGGTGTTCGCGTCCGGGCGGTTGCACCGGGGTGGCGCGGCAGTCCTGCCGGGAGGGTTCTTGCCGCTCCGACGTCCGGTCAGACGCTGGCAGGCAACGGCTGTGCGGCCTGCGGAGCGGCCTGCGGAGCGGCATCCGGGCCGGCTGCGTGGCCCGCGATCATGGTCTGCTCATCGAAGGGCTCGGCGCCGGAGAGGACACGCTCGACCTGGCCGCCGTCGATCTCCTTGACCCAGGTGCCGATCAGCACGGTGGCGACGGCGTTGCCGGTGAAGTTGGTCAGCGCGCGGGCCTCGGACATGAAGCGGTCGATGCCGACAATCATGCCCACGCCCCCAAGCAGCGCGGGGGCGTGCGCCTGGAGACCGGCGGCCAGGGTGGCCAGGCCGGCACCGGTGACACCGGCGGCACCCTTCGAGGCGATGATCATAAAAACCAGCAGGGAAACCTGGGCACCGAGATCCAGCGGTGTGCCCATGGCGTTGGCAACGAACAGCGACGCCATGGTCAGGTAGATGGCTGTGCCGTCCAGGTTGAACGAGTAGCCGGTGGGGACCGTGACACCGACGACGGGCTTGGACACCCCGAGGTGCTCCATCTTCGCGATCAGCCGTGGCAGTGCCGCCTCGGATGATGAAGTGGAGAAGATCAGCAGGTATTCGCGGGCCAGGTACTTCATGAGCCGGAAGATGCTCACGCCGGCCACGACCCGGAGTAGCCCGCCGAGGATCACGACGATGAACAGGGCGCAGGTGATGTAGAAGGCGACCATAAGGGTGAACATGCTGAAGATGGCCTGCACACCGGTGGCACCGACGACGGCGGCGATCGCACCGAAGGCGCCGACGGGGGCCAGCCACATGATCATGATGAGGATGCGGAAGACGAGGGCCTGGCCATAGCCGATGGCCTTCAGGACCGGGGCGCCCTGGCTGCCCAGCTTCTGGAGGGCGAAGCCGACGAGGATCGCGACGAGCAGGGTCGGCAGCACCGGGATGTCGTTGGGGATGATGCCGAGCAGGAAGTCGACGGTACTGTCCGTCGCGGCTTTCTTGTTCGGATCGTAGGGTGCGAGGTTCAGTCCCTCGCCCGGGTGGATCAGGTTGCCCACGACCAGGCCGATGGCCAGTGCGAAGGTGGACATAACGACGAAGTAGCCCAGGGCCAGGCCGCCGACCTTGCCCACCGTGGCGGCCTTGGCAATCGAGCCGATGCCCAGCACGATCGTGCAGAAAATGACCGGGCCGATCATCATCTTGATGAGTTTGATGAACCCATCACCGAGCGGCTTCAGGGCCTTGCCGGCTTCGGGGAACAGCAGCCCCACCACGGCGCCGAGGATGACGGCGACAATGACGGCAATGTAGAGATAATGGGACTTGTCGAGCCCTTTGCGGCGCGTGCTGGGCTGCGCAGCTGACTCTCCTCGTTGAGAGGCCATGATTGTCTCCTTATGGATAATCTGGAAGACGCTGCGGCCCAGGCTCTGGGCTCATGACGTCGCTCCGGTGTGATATCCATCATTGGCGCTGAAGTGACACGGCTCACCGTTACGTTCATATTGGTCATGAAAGGTGTTGATGATCCACCGCTGGAGCATCGCGCGGAGGCTGTTCGTCGCCAACCTGCTGTTTGTGCTGGCCCTGACGGCAATCGTGGGCACGGCCAGCTTCGTCGACGCCCGCGACCACGCCTACGACGAGGCCGGACGGCGGATGTCCGGCGTCGCCACCGCCGTGGCGGACAACCCCTTGGTGCTGCAGGCGGCGAGCGCCGCCGACCCTACGGCCCTGCTCCAGCCCTACGCCCTCAAGGTCATGGAGGACTCGAAGGCGGACTTCATCACCATCATGGCGCCGGACCGGACGCGGTGGACCCATCCCCGGAACGAGGAACTGGGAAAGCCGTACATCGGGTCCATTGACGCCGCCCTGAACGGTCAGGTCTTCACCGAAATCACCGCCGGAACCCTCGGCCCCTCGGTCCGCACCATCGCGCCGGTGAAGGACGCCGGGGGCACGGTGCGGGCCCTCGTCGCGGCCGGCGTGACGGTGCGGACGGTGGACGTGGCCGTCTCCGGCAGGCTGCCGGCGCTGCTGGCCCTCGGATTGGCCCTGCTGGCGGGCGGCTCGGTGGTGTCCTGGCTGCTGGGGCGGTACCTGCGCCGGGTGACGCGCGGCTGGGGCCCGGAGCAGCTTGCGCAGCTCTTCGCCTACTACGAATCGGTGCTCCACTCGGTCCGGGAGGGCGTGATCCTGATTGATTCCAGGGGCAAGGTGGTGATGTACAACGACCAGGCCGCAGAACTTCTGGGACTCACCCCGCACGTGGCCGCAGGCAGTCCACCAGGCGGCCCAACAGACGGGCGCCAGGCGGCGCCGTCGCTGGCGGGGCTGCCCCTGGCGGCGAGCCTCAAGGAACTCTTCGAGTCAGGGCGGAGCGCCCAGGACGAGATCCATCTGACCGGCTCCCGCATCCTGGTGGTCAACCAGGGCCCCG from Arthrobacter sp. PAMC25564 encodes:
- a CDS encoding AAA family ATPase, translated to MSSEQGSATLEGTELDLEDAVMGPTGRPHRDFPEPAPLSSHGPARVIAMVNQKGGVGKTTSAINLAAALAEYGRRVLLVDFDPQGALSAGLGTNPHELDLTVYNVLMDRKVDIRDAIQKTGVENVDLLPANIDLSAAEVQLVNEVAREQVLDRALKKVEDDYDVVLIDCQPSLGLLTVNALTAAHGVIIPLICEFFALRAVALLVETIDKVQDRLNPRLQIDGVLATMYDSRTLHGREVIARLVEAFGDKVFETVIKRSIKFADATVAAEPITTYAATHVGAEAYRSLAKELISRGGAP
- a CDS encoding cation:dicarboxylase symporter family transporter, with product MASQRGESAAQPSTRRKGLDKSHYLYIAVIVAVILGAVVGLLFPEAGKALKPLGDGFIKLIKMMIGPVIFCTIVLGIGSIAKAATVGKVGGLALGYFVVMSTFALAIGLVVGNLIHPGEGLNLAPYDPNKKAATDSTVDFLLGIIPNDIPVLPTLLVAILVGFALQKLGSQGAPVLKAIGYGQALVFRILIMIMWLAPVGAFGAIAAVVGATGVQAIFSMFTLMVAFYITCALFIVVILGGLLRVVAGVSIFRLMKYLAREYLLIFSTSSSEAALPRLIAKMEHLGVSKPVVGVTVPTGYSFNLDGTAIYLTMASLFVANAMGTPLDLGAQVSLLVFMIIASKGAAGVTGAGLATLAAGLQAHAPALLGGVGMIVGIDRFMSEARALTNFTGNAVATVLIGTWVKEIDGGQVERVLSGAEPFDEQTMIAGHAAGPDAAPQAAPQAAQPLPASV
- a CDS encoding ScpA family protein, whose protein sequence is MPAELDVPAAKKPGFEVRLANFTGPFDLLLGLISKHQLDITEVALSTVTDEFIKYIKGLQKLGEEWALDEASEFLVIAATLLDLKAARLLPAGPVEDDEDVARFEARDLLFARLLQYKAFKHVAGMIGSTLELEAGRYPRQVALEGHFAALLPELLWKHTPQQFAALAETALKPRDAAPTEVGLAHLHATPVSVTEQAELLGRRLRLGKPLTFRALIADAGSTLVVVARFLALLQMFRDKVVGFEQLQPLGDLTVHWTADGADWSSGNLGEDYEEQP
- a CDS encoding sensor histidine kinase, with translation MIHRWSIARRLFVANLLFVLALTAIVGTASFVDARDHAYDEAGRRMSGVATAVADNPLVLQAASAADPTALLQPYALKVMEDSKADFITIMAPDRTRWTHPRNEELGKPYIGSIDAALNGQVFTEITAGTLGPSVRTIAPVKDAGGTVRALVAAGVTVRTVDVAVSGRLPALLALGLALLAGGSVVSWLLGRYLRRVTRGWGPEQLAQLFAYYESVLHSVREGVILIDSRGKVVMYNDQAAELLGLTPHVAAGSPPGGPTDGRQAAPSLAGLPLAASLKELFESGRSAQDEIHLTGSRILVVNQGPAVAPQPPGGRQRAAVFGTVATLRDRTEIEALGSELETVRTLSDALRAQTHEHANRLHTIVSLMELGRGSEALEFATKDLELSQRLTDDVVGSIEEPVLGALIMGKVAQAHERGVELDLNAAGSTAVTGLAVQDLVAILGNLLDNAIDAAAGAPAPKLVELTVANVGGALEITVEDSGPGIDPAAVEDIFRHGFSTKEPGPFGRGLGLALVRQAVQRLGGTLTISSPAGALFRVTLPTEATAPAAAAPATTAPAATDRATEGQQ